In Streptomyces sp. DG2A-72, one genomic interval encodes:
- a CDS encoding RNA polymerase-binding protein RbpA, which produces MASGNAIRGSRVGAGPMGEAERGESAPRLRISFWCSNGHETQPSFASDAQVPDTWDCPRCGFPAGQDRDNPPDPPRTEPYKTHLAYVRERRSDADGEAILAEALAKLRGEI; this is translated from the coding sequence GTGGCAAGTGGCAACGCGATCCGAGGAAGCCGGGTCGGGGCGGGGCCGATGGGCGAGGCCGAGCGGGGCGAGTCCGCGCCCCGGCTGCGCATCTCCTTCTGGTGCTCCAACGGGCACGAGACGCAGCCCAGCTTCGCCAGCGACGCGCAGGTCCCCGATACCTGGGACTGCCCGCGCTGCGGCTTCCCCGCAGGACAGGACCGGGACAACCCGCCGGACCCGCCGCGCACCGAGCCGTACAAGACGCACCTCGCGTATGTACGGGAGCGGCGCAGCGACGCTGACGGCGAGGCGATCCTCGCCGAGGCACTCGCCAAACTGCGGGGCGAAATCTAG
- the secG gene encoding preprotein translocase subunit SecG: MGFSIALIVFSGLLMLLVLMHKGKGGGLSDMFGGGMQSSVGGSSVAERNLDRITLVVGLLWFACIVVLGLLMKVNN, translated from the coding sequence ATGGGGTTCTCGATCGCCCTGATCGTGTTCAGCGGTCTGCTGATGCTGCTGGTGCTGATGCACAAGGGCAAGGGCGGCGGCCTCTCCGACATGTTCGGTGGCGGCATGCAGTCGTCCGTCGGCGGCTCCTCGGTCGCCGAGCGCAACCTCGACCGCATCACCTTGGTGGTCGGGCTGCTCTGGTTCGCGTGCATCGTTGTGCTCGGCCTTCTGATGAAGGTGAACAACTGA